The Gadus macrocephalus chromosome 13, ASM3116895v1 genome includes a window with the following:
- the tfap2c gene encoding transcription factor AP-2 gamma isoform X4 yields the protein MSLLERIDWRERHDGSSNGNPRLPHLPAVSQHLYSPSPSLSHSAGSDFQPPYFPPPYQPISYPQSSDPYSHIDPFNINSIHQSQSSNQQQSWPGRQSQEGLGAHPRSGLASQILGLEGGSSGIRREGFRRPELLPAHVHNLDSSLIGDNMGMHEMGHGLDDVQHVDDHSIIMADQTVIKKGPVALPKGNALGLPFQKDSLLGMVSNPTEVFCSVPGRLSLLSSTSKYKVTVAEVQRRLSPPECLNASLLGGVLRRAKSKNGGRSLREKLDKIGLNLPAGRRKAANVTLLTALVEGEAVHLARDFGYVCETEFPAKAIADYLGRPHVERNEVNSRKNMLLAAKQICKEFTDLLTQDRSPLGNSRPAPILEPGIQGCLTHFSLITHGFGSPAICAAMTSLQNYLNEALKQVDKMYLSSGSDTQGSSDSGGKSTDKMEKHRK from the exons ATGTCTTTACTGGAGCGGATAGACTGGAGG GAAAGACACGATGGCAGCAGCAACGGCAACCCGAGGCTGCCCCACCTGCCAGCCGTCAGTCAGCACCTGTACAGCCCgtccccctcactctcacactcggCTGGCTCAGACTTTCAGCCCCCGTATTTCCCACCGCCCTACCAGCCCATCTCATACCCACAATCCAGCGACCCTTATTCTCACATCGACCCGTTCAACATCAACTCCATACACCAGTCCCAGTCGTCGAACCAGCAGCAGTCGTGGCCCGGTCGTCAGAGTCAGGAGGGCCTAGGAGCGCATCCCCGGAGCGGTCTGGCCAGTCAGATACTGGGCCTGGAAGGCGGTTCCTCGGGGATCAGGAGAGAAGGTTTCCGACGGCCGGAGTTGCTGCCTGCACACGTACACAACCTGGATTCTTCGTTGATTGGCGATAACATGGGGATGCACGAAATGGGCCATGGGCTAGATGATGTCCAG cATGTAGATGACCACAGTATTATAATGGCAGACCAGACAGTAATTAAAAAAG GGCCCGTTGCTCTGCCCAAAGGCAACGCGCTGGGCCTGCCCTTCCAGAAGGACTCCCTGCTGGGCATGGTGTCCAACCCCACCGAGGTGTTCTGCTCCGTGCCCGGCCGCCTCTCCCTGCTCAGCTCCACCTCCAAGTACAAGGTGACCGTGGCCGAGGTGCAGCgccgcctctcgcccccagaGTGCCTCAACGCCTCGCTGCTCGGGGGAGTCCTGCGCAG GGCCAAGTCAAAGAACGGAGGGCGTTCTCTGAGGGAGAAGCTGGACAAGATTGGCCTCAACCTGCCAGCCGGCCGGAGGAAAGCAGCCAACGTGACCCTGCTCACCGCACTAGTCGAAG GTGAAGCTGTTCATCTCGCAAGAGACTTTGGATACGTGTGTGAGACGGAGTTCCCGGCAAAAGCCATAGCTGATTATCTGGGCAGACCTCATGTGGAGCGTAACGAAGTCAACTCTCGCAAAAACATGCTCCTCGCAGCCAA GCAGATCTGCAAGGAGTTCACCGACCTGCTGACCCAAGACCGCTCACCCCTCGGCAACTCTCGGCCGGCCCCTATCCTGGAGCCGGGCATCCAGGGCTGCCTGACCCACTTCAGCCTCATCACCCATGGCTTCGGCTCGCCCGCCATCTGCGCCGCCATGACCTCGCTGCAGAACTACCTGAACGAGGCCCTGAAGCAGGTGGACAAGATGTACCTGAGCTCCGGCAGCGACACCCAGGGATCCTCCGACAGCGGCGGCAAATCCACCGACAAAATGGAGAAGCACAGGAAATGA
- the tfap2c gene encoding transcription factor AP-2 gamma isoform X3 — translation MLWKLADNVKYEDDCEERHDGSSNGNPRLPHLPAVSQHLYSPSPSLSHSAGSDFQPPYFPPPYQPISYPQSSDPYSHIDPFNINSIHQSQSSNQQQSWPGRQSQEGLGAHPRSGLASQILGLEGGSSGIRREGFRRPELLPAHVHNLDSSLIGDNMGMHEMGHGLDDVQHVDDHSIIMADQTVIKKGPVALPKGNALGLPFQKDSLLGMVSNPTEVFCSVPGRLSLLSSTSKYKVTVAEVQRRLSPPECLNASLLGGVLRRAKSKNGGRSLREKLDKIGLNLPAGRRKAANVTLLTALVEGEAVHLARDFGYVCETEFPAKAIADYLGRPHVERNEVNSRKNMLLAAKQICKEFTDLLTQDRSPLGNSRPAPILEPGIQGCLTHFSLITHGFGSPAICAAMTSLQNYLNEALKQVDKMYLSSGSDTQGSSDSGGKSTDKMEKHRK, via the exons ATGTTGTGGAAACTGGCAGACAACGTGAAATATGAGGATGACTGCGAG GAAAGACACGATGGCAGCAGCAACGGCAACCCGAGGCTGCCCCACCTGCCAGCCGTCAGTCAGCACCTGTACAGCCCgtccccctcactctcacactcggCTGGCTCAGACTTTCAGCCCCCGTATTTCCCACCGCCCTACCAGCCCATCTCATACCCACAATCCAGCGACCCTTATTCTCACATCGACCCGTTCAACATCAACTCCATACACCAGTCCCAGTCGTCGAACCAGCAGCAGTCGTGGCCCGGTCGTCAGAGTCAGGAGGGCCTAGGAGCGCATCCCCGGAGCGGTCTGGCCAGTCAGATACTGGGCCTGGAAGGCGGTTCCTCGGGGATCAGGAGAGAAGGTTTCCGACGGCCGGAGTTGCTGCCTGCACACGTACACAACCTGGATTCTTCGTTGATTGGCGATAACATGGGGATGCACGAAATGGGCCATGGGCTAGATGATGTCCAG cATGTAGATGACCACAGTATTATAATGGCAGACCAGACAGTAATTAAAAAAG GGCCCGTTGCTCTGCCCAAAGGCAACGCGCTGGGCCTGCCCTTCCAGAAGGACTCCCTGCTGGGCATGGTGTCCAACCCCACCGAGGTGTTCTGCTCCGTGCCCGGCCGCCTCTCCCTGCTCAGCTCCACCTCCAAGTACAAGGTGACCGTGGCCGAGGTGCAGCgccgcctctcgcccccagaGTGCCTCAACGCCTCGCTGCTCGGGGGAGTCCTGCGCAG GGCCAAGTCAAAGAACGGAGGGCGTTCTCTGAGGGAGAAGCTGGACAAGATTGGCCTCAACCTGCCAGCCGGCCGGAGGAAAGCAGCCAACGTGACCCTGCTCACCGCACTAGTCGAAG GTGAAGCTGTTCATCTCGCAAGAGACTTTGGATACGTGTGTGAGACGGAGTTCCCGGCAAAAGCCATAGCTGATTATCTGGGCAGACCTCATGTGGAGCGTAACGAAGTCAACTCTCGCAAAAACATGCTCCTCGCAGCCAA GCAGATCTGCAAGGAGTTCACCGACCTGCTGACCCAAGACCGCTCACCCCTCGGCAACTCTCGGCCGGCCCCTATCCTGGAGCCGGGCATCCAGGGCTGCCTGACCCACTTCAGCCTCATCACCCATGGCTTCGGCTCGCCCGCCATCTGCGCCGCCATGACCTCGCTGCAGAACTACCTGAACGAGGCCCTGAAGCAGGTGGACAAGATGTACCTGAGCTCCGGCAGCGACACCCAGGGATCCTCCGACAGCGGCGGCAAATCCACCGACAAAATGGAGAAGCACAGGAAATGA
- the tfap2c gene encoding transcription factor AP-2 gamma isoform X1, whose translation MLWKLADNVKYEDDCEERHDGSSNGNPRLPHLPAVSQHLYSPSPSLSHSAGSDFQPPYFPPPYQPISYPQSSDPYSHIDPFNINSIHQSQSSNQQQSWPGRQSQEGLGAHPRSGLASQILGLEGGSSGIRREGFRRPELLPAHVHNLDSSLIGDNMGMHEMGHGLDDVQHVDDHSIIMADQTVIKKVLGLRGGRNLDRLQRTYYQGGILAGPVALPKGNALGLPFQKDSLLGMVSNPTEVFCSVPGRLSLLSSTSKYKVTVAEVQRRLSPPECLNASLLGGVLRRAKSKNGGRSLREKLDKIGLNLPAGRRKAANVTLLTALVEGEAVHLARDFGYVCETEFPAKAIADYLGRPHVERNEVNSRKNMLLAAKQICKEFTDLLTQDRSPLGNSRPAPILEPGIQGCLTHFSLITHGFGSPAICAAMTSLQNYLNEALKQVDKMYLSSGSDTQGSSDSGGKSTDKMEKHRK comes from the exons ATGTTGTGGAAACTGGCAGACAACGTGAAATATGAGGATGACTGCGAG GAAAGACACGATGGCAGCAGCAACGGCAACCCGAGGCTGCCCCACCTGCCAGCCGTCAGTCAGCACCTGTACAGCCCgtccccctcactctcacactcggCTGGCTCAGACTTTCAGCCCCCGTATTTCCCACCGCCCTACCAGCCCATCTCATACCCACAATCCAGCGACCCTTATTCTCACATCGACCCGTTCAACATCAACTCCATACACCAGTCCCAGTCGTCGAACCAGCAGCAGTCGTGGCCCGGTCGTCAGAGTCAGGAGGGCCTAGGAGCGCATCCCCGGAGCGGTCTGGCCAGTCAGATACTGGGCCTGGAAGGCGGTTCCTCGGGGATCAGGAGAGAAGGTTTCCGACGGCCGGAGTTGCTGCCTGCACACGTACACAACCTGGATTCTTCGTTGATTGGCGATAACATGGGGATGCACGAAATGGGCCATGGGCTAGATGATGTCCAG cATGTAGATGACCACAGTATTATAATGGCAGACCAGACAGTAATTAAAAAAG TATTAGGCTTGCGAGGGGGCAGGAACCTTGATCGCTTACAGAGGACATATTATCAGGGGGGCATTCTCGCGG GGCCCGTTGCTCTGCCCAAAGGCAACGCGCTGGGCCTGCCCTTCCAGAAGGACTCCCTGCTGGGCATGGTGTCCAACCCCACCGAGGTGTTCTGCTCCGTGCCCGGCCGCCTCTCCCTGCTCAGCTCCACCTCCAAGTACAAGGTGACCGTGGCCGAGGTGCAGCgccgcctctcgcccccagaGTGCCTCAACGCCTCGCTGCTCGGGGGAGTCCTGCGCAG GGCCAAGTCAAAGAACGGAGGGCGTTCTCTGAGGGAGAAGCTGGACAAGATTGGCCTCAACCTGCCAGCCGGCCGGAGGAAAGCAGCCAACGTGACCCTGCTCACCGCACTAGTCGAAG GTGAAGCTGTTCATCTCGCAAGAGACTTTGGATACGTGTGTGAGACGGAGTTCCCGGCAAAAGCCATAGCTGATTATCTGGGCAGACCTCATGTGGAGCGTAACGAAGTCAACTCTCGCAAAAACATGCTCCTCGCAGCCAA GCAGATCTGCAAGGAGTTCACCGACCTGCTGACCCAAGACCGCTCACCCCTCGGCAACTCTCGGCCGGCCCCTATCCTGGAGCCGGGCATCCAGGGCTGCCTGACCCACTTCAGCCTCATCACCCATGGCTTCGGCTCGCCCGCCATCTGCGCCGCCATGACCTCGCTGCAGAACTACCTGAACGAGGCCCTGAAGCAGGTGGACAAGATGTACCTGAGCTCCGGCAGCGACACCCAGGGATCCTCCGACAGCGGCGGCAAATCCACCGACAAAATGGAGAAGCACAGGAAATGA
- the tfap2c gene encoding transcription factor AP-2 gamma isoform X2 gives MSLLERIDWRERHDGSSNGNPRLPHLPAVSQHLYSPSPSLSHSAGSDFQPPYFPPPYQPISYPQSSDPYSHIDPFNINSIHQSQSSNQQQSWPGRQSQEGLGAHPRSGLASQILGLEGGSSGIRREGFRRPELLPAHVHNLDSSLIGDNMGMHEMGHGLDDVQHVDDHSIIMADQTVIKKVLGLRGGRNLDRLQRTYYQGGILAGPVALPKGNALGLPFQKDSLLGMVSNPTEVFCSVPGRLSLLSSTSKYKVTVAEVQRRLSPPECLNASLLGGVLRRAKSKNGGRSLREKLDKIGLNLPAGRRKAANVTLLTALVEGEAVHLARDFGYVCETEFPAKAIADYLGRPHVERNEVNSRKNMLLAAKQICKEFTDLLTQDRSPLGNSRPAPILEPGIQGCLTHFSLITHGFGSPAICAAMTSLQNYLNEALKQVDKMYLSSGSDTQGSSDSGGKSTDKMEKHRK, from the exons ATGTCTTTACTGGAGCGGATAGACTGGAGG GAAAGACACGATGGCAGCAGCAACGGCAACCCGAGGCTGCCCCACCTGCCAGCCGTCAGTCAGCACCTGTACAGCCCgtccccctcactctcacactcggCTGGCTCAGACTTTCAGCCCCCGTATTTCCCACCGCCCTACCAGCCCATCTCATACCCACAATCCAGCGACCCTTATTCTCACATCGACCCGTTCAACATCAACTCCATACACCAGTCCCAGTCGTCGAACCAGCAGCAGTCGTGGCCCGGTCGTCAGAGTCAGGAGGGCCTAGGAGCGCATCCCCGGAGCGGTCTGGCCAGTCAGATACTGGGCCTGGAAGGCGGTTCCTCGGGGATCAGGAGAGAAGGTTTCCGACGGCCGGAGTTGCTGCCTGCACACGTACACAACCTGGATTCTTCGTTGATTGGCGATAACATGGGGATGCACGAAATGGGCCATGGGCTAGATGATGTCCAG cATGTAGATGACCACAGTATTATAATGGCAGACCAGACAGTAATTAAAAAAG TATTAGGCTTGCGAGGGGGCAGGAACCTTGATCGCTTACAGAGGACATATTATCAGGGGGGCATTCTCGCGG GGCCCGTTGCTCTGCCCAAAGGCAACGCGCTGGGCCTGCCCTTCCAGAAGGACTCCCTGCTGGGCATGGTGTCCAACCCCACCGAGGTGTTCTGCTCCGTGCCCGGCCGCCTCTCCCTGCTCAGCTCCACCTCCAAGTACAAGGTGACCGTGGCCGAGGTGCAGCgccgcctctcgcccccagaGTGCCTCAACGCCTCGCTGCTCGGGGGAGTCCTGCGCAG GGCCAAGTCAAAGAACGGAGGGCGTTCTCTGAGGGAGAAGCTGGACAAGATTGGCCTCAACCTGCCAGCCGGCCGGAGGAAAGCAGCCAACGTGACCCTGCTCACCGCACTAGTCGAAG GTGAAGCTGTTCATCTCGCAAGAGACTTTGGATACGTGTGTGAGACGGAGTTCCCGGCAAAAGCCATAGCTGATTATCTGGGCAGACCTCATGTGGAGCGTAACGAAGTCAACTCTCGCAAAAACATGCTCCTCGCAGCCAA GCAGATCTGCAAGGAGTTCACCGACCTGCTGACCCAAGACCGCTCACCCCTCGGCAACTCTCGGCCGGCCCCTATCCTGGAGCCGGGCATCCAGGGCTGCCTGACCCACTTCAGCCTCATCACCCATGGCTTCGGCTCGCCCGCCATCTGCGCCGCCATGACCTCGCTGCAGAACTACCTGAACGAGGCCCTGAAGCAGGTGGACAAGATGTACCTGAGCTCCGGCAGCGACACCCAGGGATCCTCCGACAGCGGCGGCAAATCCACCGACAAAATGGAGAAGCACAGGAAATGA